The genomic stretch AGCCGGCCAGGAGTACTTCTGGTAGGTGTCCGACCCGACTTCGAACCACAAACCTGCTATTGCCCGTTGGCGCGGCCACTCACGGAAGAACGCCTCGTACGCAGCGGCATGTTCCGCTGCGTTGTGGCCGTCGTCGAAAAGTCGGTCGCCGAAGAGCGGGTCGTCCTTTAAGATCGAAGCGACAAGGTAATCGTTGGGACGCCGTGTCAGGTCGTGGTTCTCGGTGCCGCGCAGGACGAATAGGTTTTCCAGAGACGCGTCCGCTACTTTGCTATCGGCCTTGGCCCAGAACCAGAGGGCCTCTTTCATTGTGGCTTCCGTCTCGGGGTGAAGGCGGCCGGGATAATGCACACTCTTGGCGTGGAATAGGCAGAGGATTCTGACATAGTCGGTCAGGGCGAAGTAGGCCCAGGGTGTTTCCTTAGCCTGTTCCGGAGTAAACGCCGATGTCGCCACATTTTGGCGTTTCAGATTGACGTAATCTGTTGCCCGTTTCAACAGTCGTTCATTGGCATCGTCTACCTTCTCGTTTAGCGACAAAGCGGCGAGGGCCCACATCGTGTCGCCCCAGGCACCCTGCGGCCAGCAGGAATCCTTGGCGATCGTTTTGCGCAGTGCGTGCTCACGAACCTGGAGTGATGCCTCGTGCGTGTCAGCCACCACCGTCTGCAGATGGGAAGGCAGGGCGTCGGGGTCAGGAGAAACGCTTCGCCAAGTCTGGTTGGCCAAGCGTTGGCTATCACTCTCCCCTCGTTGCTCCAGCGGGGCAGGCGGCACGTGGAACGCCTTTTCTTTCCACTCTGCCAGGATGCGCAGGTAGTGATAGGGGTCAGGCCAGTTGCTCGATGGCTCGACGACCGTGGTCTCGGGCCACTCGTTCCAACTGGTCACCATCAGGAAGTCGGCACCCGCATCGCTGGCGGCTCTTAGATAGTTTCGCAACGTCTGTCCGTCGAGGCGGGGCATGACGTAGGGATCCTCTCGAAACCGAGAATTGTTGTGACCTGGGTGGACGGGAAGCAGCATTTTCTTACCGGCATCATGGGCCTGATCCGTCAAGTACTTGTACTTACCCGCGAGATCTTCGTAGCGGTGCGCGCGGAAATGACTGAAGGTGCTGTAGAATCCAAACGCATCGATCCCCGGCGTTGCCAGCCAGTCGGCGGGGATGTGCTTCTCTTTGTCCGCATCGCCGGCACGCTGGGCGGCGTGTTGATGGGCAATCTTGTCGACGATCCAGTAGACCGGACCCACCCGACTTTCGACGTGTCGCTTCAAATCGACAAACTTCTCGGGCGTGAGCGTCGCCGTTGATGCTACTTGGTAGAGATAGTAAACCGGTCTGCCATCGATCCTCAGGTAGGCGGGGCTGTCCTTGTAACGCGTCAGTGTCTCGACGGCCGCTTGTTTGTACCACTCCCAATCGGAGTGAAACTGAGAGCGTTCGTCGAGCAGCGCAAACTTAAACGAATGCTTCTCGGCGGCGACGAGTATCCCCTCATCAATGTTCTTGTCCCGATCGAGATGTCGCCCCCACCAATCGACGAGGAACGCGTCGATGCCGGCCGCCTGCGCGAGTCGAACGTGCCACTCGGCTACCTCTGGGTCGGCGCTGTCGTAGAGCCCAACCAGCGGATAGGCGGCCGAGGATCGTGGCGGCAGG from Novipirellula artificiosorum encodes the following:
- a CDS encoding glycoside hydrolase family 99-like domain-containing protein, yielding MMRLASTFTLWVLCSLSAAVSAVEEEPKPLLFANYYAWYHNGSHPDHPWAGWTRKESEQNSRALAEQRPGLPPRSSAAYPLVGLYDSADPEVAEWHVRLAQAAGIDAFLVDWWGRHLDRDKNIDEGILVAAEKHSFKFALLDERSQFHSDWEWYKQAAVETLTRYKDSPAYLRIDGRPVYYLYQVASTATLTPEKFVDLKRHVESRVGPVYWIVDKIAHQHAAQRAGDADKEKHIPADWLATPGIDAFGFYSTFSHFRAHRYEDLAGKYKYLTDQAHDAGKKMLLPVHPGHNNSRFREDPYVMPRLDGQTLRNYLRAASDAGADFLMVTSWNEWPETTVVEPSSNWPDPYHYLRILAEWKEKAFHVPPAPLEQRGESDSQRLANQTWRSVSPDPDALPSHLQTVVADTHEASLQVREHALRKTIAKDSCWPQGAWGDTMWALAALSLNEKVDDANERLLKRATDYVNLKRQNVATSAFTPEQAKETPWAYFALTDYVRILCLFHAKSVHYPGRLHPETEATMKEALWFWAKADSKVADASLENLFVLRGTENHDLTRRPNDYLVASILKDDPLFGDRLFDDGHNAAEHAAAYEAFFREWPRQRAIAGLWFEVGSDTYQKYSWPALMNLHELAPDPVVRKRFGMLLDLAFIEEAQISVQGRRGGGRSRASYGENNFESYKNLLYAPDGAHAESSHSKALESCRYQLPAAAILLRKVELPARSSFQITNRVLGELAPGGADEGEGTRYCADSALVNYAHRTPHYLMGSTLQNPALSMPNPKAGKPTLKYGGISRQKRWCGILFEDPANDEVSAVYPVIEKTRGGRPQHSHWSVQHENVLLIQRIAPETAHRIGSYSTGKIKIRFQGQNLEKREQDGWIFANNGKAFVGVKFLDGDYGWDEANVEAAPINFNGSTDKSRILFHAGDITTHGSFEEFRADLLANRLVVTKDKVEYCFRASEKYVESSLFDGDHLERFRLPRIDGEPINLRPPMTYQSPYLNGAFGSDRIVVTVGPVKQILDFSM